One region of Myxocyprinus asiaticus isolate MX2 ecotype Aquarium Trade chromosome 38, UBuf_Myxa_2, whole genome shotgun sequence genomic DNA includes:
- the LOC127428740 gene encoding putative tRNA (cytidine(32)/guanosine(34)-2'-O)-methyltransferase isoform X2: MGRSSKDKRDIYYRLAKEEGWRARSAFKLLQLDEEFNLFKGVSRAVDLCAAPGSWSQVLSRKLRGKDKTEEVKIVSVDLQAMAPLPGVTQIQGDITKISTAQEIIRHFEGQSADLVVCDGAPDVTGLHDVDEYIQAQLLLAALNITTHVLKPGGKFVAKIFRGKDVTLLYSQLKIFFSTVTCAKPRSSRNSSIEAFVVCQNYSPPEGYVPNMSNPLLDHSYDVDFNQLEGPNRIIVPFLACGDLSAFDSDRTYPLQLDSNKEYQYLLPTQPPIRPPYQQACQLRKNNLLAKEDSASGTLDDALSNLDLNSSQDNN, translated from the exons ATGGGGCGCTCTTCTAAAGACAAACGAGACATTTACTACAGACTGGCGAAAGAGGAGGGCTGGAGAGCGAGGAGTGCCTTCAAACTTCTCCAACTGGACGAGGAGTTCAATCTTTTTAAAG GTGTGAGTCGTGCTGTGGACCTGTGTGCAGCACCTGGCAGCTGGAGCCAAGTCCTAAGCCGTAAACTGCG TGGAAAGGATAAGACTGAGGAGGTGAAAATTGTCTCAGTTGACCTACAAGCCATGGCCCCTTTGCCAGGTGTCACACAGATTCAGGGAGACATTACTAAG ATTTCCACAGCACAAGAGATTATCCGACACTTTGAAGGGCAGTCGGCAGACTTGGTTGTGTGTGATGGCGCCCCTGATG TTACAGGGCTTCATGATGTAGATGAGTACATTCAGGCACAGCTCCTGCTAGCA GCTCTCAATATTACTACACATGTTCTCAAACCAGGGGGCAAATTTGTTGCAAAA ATATTTAGGGGAAAAGATGTGACCCTGCTGTACTCCCAGCTCAAGATCTTCTTCAGTACTGTTACTTGCGCCAAACCACGCAGCAGTCGCAATTCAAGCATTG AGGCTTTTGTAGTGTGTCAGAATTACTCTCCACCTGAGGGTTATGTCCCCAACATGTCTAACCCACTACTGGATCACTCTTATG ATGTAGACTTTAACCAGTTAGAGGGACCAAACAGGATAATCGTTCCCTTCCTTGCTTGTGGAGATCTCAGTGCATTTGATTCAGACAGGACCTACCCACTTCAG CTTGATTCCAATAAAGAGTATCAGTACTTATTACCCACCCAACCTCCGATTCGGCCCCCCTACCAGCAAGCCTGTCAGCTCCGCAAAAATAACCTGTTAGCCAAAGAGGACTCAGCCTCTGGCACGCTAGATGATGCCCTGTCTAACTTAGACCTCAACAGCAGTCAAGACAATAACTGA
- the LOC127428740 gene encoding putative tRNA (cytidine(32)/guanosine(34)-2'-O)-methyltransferase isoform X1 yields the protein MGRSSKDKRDIYYRLAKEEGWRARSAFKLLQLDEEFNLFKGVSRAVDLCAAPGSWSQVLSRKLRGKDKTEEVKIVSVDLQAMAPLPGVTQIQGDITKISTAQEIIRHFEGQSADLVVCDGAPDVTGLHDVDEYIQAQLLLAVLFSYSQALNITTHVLKPGGKFVAKIFRGKDVTLLYSQLKIFFSTVTCAKPRSSRNSSIEAFVVCQNYSPPEGYVPNMSNPLLDHSYDVDFNQLEGPNRIIVPFLACGDLSAFDSDRTYPLQLDSNKEYQYLLPTQPPIRPPYQQACQLRKNNLLAKEDSASGTLDDALSNLDLNSSQDNN from the exons ATGGGGCGCTCTTCTAAAGACAAACGAGACATTTACTACAGACTGGCGAAAGAGGAGGGCTGGAGAGCGAGGAGTGCCTTCAAACTTCTCCAACTGGACGAGGAGTTCAATCTTTTTAAAG GTGTGAGTCGTGCTGTGGACCTGTGTGCAGCACCTGGCAGCTGGAGCCAAGTCCTAAGCCGTAAACTGCG TGGAAAGGATAAGACTGAGGAGGTGAAAATTGTCTCAGTTGACCTACAAGCCATGGCCCCTTTGCCAGGTGTCACACAGATTCAGGGAGACATTACTAAG ATTTCCACAGCACAAGAGATTATCCGACACTTTGAAGGGCAGTCGGCAGACTTGGTTGTGTGTGATGGCGCCCCTGATG TTACAGGGCTTCATGATGTAGATGAGTACATTCAGGCACAGCTCCTGCTAGCA GTTTTGTTTTCATATTCACAGGCTCTCAATATTACTACACATGTTCTCAAACCAGGGGGCAAATTTGTTGCAAAA ATATTTAGGGGAAAAGATGTGACCCTGCTGTACTCCCAGCTCAAGATCTTCTTCAGTACTGTTACTTGCGCCAAACCACGCAGCAGTCGCAATTCAAGCATTG AGGCTTTTGTAGTGTGTCAGAATTACTCTCCACCTGAGGGTTATGTCCCCAACATGTCTAACCCACTACTGGATCACTCTTATG ATGTAGACTTTAACCAGTTAGAGGGACCAAACAGGATAATCGTTCCCTTCCTTGCTTGTGGAGATCTCAGTGCATTTGATTCAGACAGGACCTACCCACTTCAG CTTGATTCCAATAAAGAGTATCAGTACTTATTACCCACCCAACCTCCGATTCGGCCCCCCTACCAGCAAGCCTGTCAGCTCCGCAAAAATAACCTGTTAGCCAAAGAGGACTCAGCCTCTGGCACGCTAGATGATGCCCTGTCTAACTTAGACCTCAACAGCAGTCAAGACAATAACTGA